A region of Myxococcus stipitatus DSM 14675 DNA encodes the following proteins:
- a CDS encoding B12-binding domain-containing radical SAM protein, translating into MGGGRVLSPVLLVGAGTGEATCGILYLASYLRRGGIEAFVRLYDGDETPAEVVRSLESLVRRVRPKLVGISLKWFHHVDRALLIARTLRKIDPSIRVVMGGNSASYWWRELSTYDCIDYVVLGDGEVPLLSICQGNPTPPNCVTRTPDGKPTRLPLGYVQGATNSEDIYYSHFDELFLSQIDLNSFSGWVAPGKGCGENCLYCGGARGNQKAAFGRAKPFLRAEESVRKDHQEIASRTWQMRYDFAGSSAEFLGSTWAGVDLSRHCCTYFLWGVPRIELVDALARTFERVYMVVDIGCFSEQQRLEQMKRGLLKPCAKDAELIALIEGSRRHPNLSVEISGIGGLPFASQATLAEEVKLVERIIDLDCVIGYQRLEAQPGALVTEHPARFDMVSEAKTFTEFLDYFERREPGDVSVPMIRFKDAKLEAAVQRTSDQVDAMAWKHRDTRRNVSVNGRTRLVNTASAARRFTLGDWLGSHRAPARVAGEEVTVVRSVDGITLSCAPTLQPRKFSDPALVQGEDGAILLAALGTFARPTTVSSAVSQLGAKVRLDPHSAKEVIDHLVDGKFLQPA; encoded by the coding sequence ATGGGTGGTGGTCGTGTGCTCTCGCCAGTGCTTCTCGTCGGTGCCGGAACGGGGGAGGCCACGTGCGGCATCCTCTACCTGGCGAGCTACCTGCGCCGAGGAGGCATCGAGGCCTTCGTCCGCCTCTACGACGGTGACGAGACGCCCGCCGAGGTCGTGCGCTCGCTCGAGAGCCTGGTCCGCCGGGTGCGCCCGAAGCTGGTGGGCATCAGCCTCAAGTGGTTCCACCACGTCGACCGCGCGCTGCTCATCGCCCGGACGCTGCGGAAGATAGACCCGTCGATTCGCGTCGTCATGGGCGGCAACTCCGCGTCGTACTGGTGGCGCGAGCTGAGCACCTATGACTGCATCGACTACGTCGTCCTGGGCGACGGCGAGGTGCCGCTGCTCTCCATCTGCCAGGGCAACCCCACGCCACCCAACTGCGTGACGCGGACTCCGGATGGAAAGCCCACCCGGCTGCCCCTGGGCTACGTGCAGGGCGCGACCAACAGCGAGGACATCTACTACTCGCACTTCGACGAGCTCTTCCTGAGCCAGATCGACTTGAACTCCTTCTCGGGCTGGGTCGCGCCGGGCAAGGGCTGCGGAGAGAACTGCCTGTATTGCGGCGGGGCCCGTGGCAACCAGAAGGCCGCCTTCGGCCGCGCGAAGCCCTTCCTGCGGGCCGAGGAGAGCGTCCGCAAGGACCACCAGGAGATTGCCTCCCGGACGTGGCAGATGCGCTACGACTTCGCGGGCAGCTCGGCGGAGTTCCTCGGGAGCACCTGGGCGGGCGTGGACCTGTCGCGCCACTGCTGCACGTACTTCCTCTGGGGCGTGCCACGCATCGAGCTGGTGGACGCGCTCGCTCGCACGTTCGAGCGCGTCTACATGGTGGTCGACATCGGCTGCTTCTCGGAGCAGCAGCGCCTGGAGCAGATGAAGCGCGGCCTGCTCAAGCCCTGCGCGAAGGACGCCGAACTCATCGCGCTCATCGAAGGCAGCCGCCGCCACCCGAACCTGTCCGTCGAAATCTCAGGCATCGGAGGACTGCCTTTCGCCAGCCAGGCAACGCTCGCCGAAGAGGTGAAGCTCGTGGAGCGCATCATCGACCTGGACTGCGTGATTGGCTATCAGCGGCTCGAAGCACAGCCGGGCGCGCTCGTCACCGAGCACCCCGCGCGCTTCGACATGGTGAGCGAGGCGAAGACCTTCACCGAGTTCCTCGACTACTTCGAGCGGCGCGAGCCGGGCGACGTGTCGGTGCCGATGATTCGCTTCAAGGACGCGAAGCTGGAGGCCGCGGTGCAGCGCACCTCCGACCAGGTGGACGCGATGGCCTGGAAGCACCGCGACACCCGGCGGAACGTGAGCGTCAACGGCCGCACCCGGCTGGTGAACACCGCCTCCGCGGCGCGGCGCTTCACCCTGGGGGACTGGTTGGGCAGCCACCGCGCGCCCGCGCGAGTCGCCGGAGAAGAAGTGACGGTCGTCCGCTCCGTGGACGGCATCACCCTGAGCTGCGCGCCCACGCTGCAACCTCGCAAGTTCTCCGACCCCGCCCTCGTGCAAGGCGAGGATGGCGCCATCCTGCTGGCGGCGCTCGGTACCTTCGCGCGACCCACCACGGTGTCGAGCGCGGTGAGTCAGCTCGGCGCCAAGGTGCGGTTGGACCCGCATTCCGCCAAGGAAGTGATTGACCATCTGGTGGATGGAAAATTCCTCCAACCCGCGTGA
- a CDS encoding G8 domain-containing protein: MKTFMSGWVSLLAVAVLSSPSDADAVSRSSASSTVSGLPNGSFETPALPASPGYQIAPAGSGWTFVNGAGLSRNNTAFTSGNPAAPQGAQVLLLQGVASASRTWSLPAGAYVFSFMAAQRGNLPSTQQLELRVDGSPRQSFTPTGATYQRFTSAPLFLTSGSHTVALHGLNPQGTDSTAFVDDFSVTRVRDVALSGFESPALPASPGYVYAPAGGPWSFGPGAGLSRNATAFTVGNPVAPEGGQVLFLQGSSSATLNVAVPRGYHRFRLKAALRGTDPTQPPAKDIVIAVNGTQVGHFRPTSTQYVEQVSTVLWLEAGTVTVRLTGVDTRPGDHTGLVDDLRLESVHDWKDPLVWGGTVPGPSDDATVGLGSAVCMDGVLTPRSITVGGELLGVQNRDVDVTTQYVMVMGVGSLLELGQERTPYPSQATFTLNATDTQLDVMGMGNNFLGAMGSGTLHLHGEERVSWTRLSQSVAAGATDIFLAQPVDWRAGDSIVVVSSHTNWNEAEQRTIATVHPGGTRVTLSSALAFAHSGVVKTFASPTRSWTADLRAEVGLLTHNILVKGHATLANASGFGGHIMVMGQSRAYVSGVELANMGQKAKLARYPFHWHMLAEVGEGQYFRSSSVHHSYNRAITIHGTESTRVEDNFFYDHIGHGVFLEDGSERFNVIKGNVTLLTRRPKVGEAVTPSDNELDVIQNRTPASYWITNPENTFEDNVAAGTQGTGFWFAFPTKPMGASENHPRFRDLKPDSRPLISFKGNSAHSTMSGFDVFDRLSSGHSIVPNWGWNDASPHVIEDSTWYANSLGIYTGIGAGGPTENLIFRNNVLVDNVVGSMLASYSVVEQSVFVADSGASLLPGSVERFAYRVYDGAGQVRDSHFIGWDAANANLLINTGAATKHPNHVFTNNTVAPAGPPRIRLENFDIPPTKDTHANHPGHPRYWSIAVRDVTGGVSGKPNTTIVSSHPFMRVGDEYRPANWVNTYRGDHRFVLSLLTYREAFPDTPNITCTREKAGTPTAHVYYVDGYREWHQLPFIVNEGFEYTYAYESLPPGKLVTMTMADASVGDFYVARFKDFGRLGGLGFFSNQASFTSHASLASLRSAASSGYYVQPGGDVYVKAVATGKSQGFQLFWTTDFGVPPLDTDGDQVTDAVEISRARHPFDAADLLAGFDTAGDFEGWSTFANLGGQGVAGGVFTGTSTGNGDAMVVNSAFNFAASRVPRIQVRMKASQNTGVQLFFATDTQPGFAAGRVATVGYTGGGAYQVVTLDMAGVPGWSGTITDLRLDPVSGAGIQFDIDSIRAVGP; this comes from the coding sequence ATGAAGACATTCATGTCGGGTTGGGTTTCCCTCCTCGCCGTGGCGGTGCTGTCATCCCCGAGTGACGCGGACGCCGTCAGCCGAAGCTCCGCGTCGTCCACCGTCTCCGGTCTCCCCAATGGCTCTTTCGAGACCCCCGCGCTGCCTGCCTCGCCGGGATATCAAATCGCGCCCGCGGGGTCGGGCTGGACGTTTGTGAATGGCGCGGGCCTCTCGCGCAACAACACGGCCTTCACCTCGGGCAACCCCGCCGCTCCGCAAGGCGCCCAGGTGCTGCTCCTCCAGGGTGTGGCCTCCGCTTCCCGGACCTGGAGCCTGCCCGCGGGTGCGTATGTCTTCAGCTTCATGGCGGCGCAGCGAGGCAACCTTCCCAGCACACAACAACTGGAGCTTCGGGTGGATGGCAGCCCGCGCCAGTCCTTCACCCCCACGGGAGCGACGTACCAGCGCTTCACCTCGGCGCCCCTCTTCCTGACGTCCGGCTCCCACACGGTTGCCCTGCACGGGCTCAATCCCCAGGGCACGGACAGCACGGCCTTCGTGGATGACTTCAGTGTGACGCGCGTGCGGGACGTCGCCCTCTCGGGCTTCGAGTCCCCCGCGCTGCCCGCCTCCCCGGGCTATGTCTATGCACCCGCGGGAGGGCCGTGGAGCTTCGGGCCCGGCGCGGGCCTGAGCCGCAATGCCACGGCCTTCACCGTGGGCAATCCCGTGGCGCCGGAGGGCGGTCAGGTGTTGTTCCTCCAGGGCTCGTCCTCGGCAACCCTCAATGTGGCGGTGCCGCGCGGCTACCACCGCTTCCGCCTCAAGGCGGCGCTCCGGGGCACCGACCCGACCCAGCCTCCGGCCAAGGACATCGTCATCGCGGTCAACGGGACGCAGGTGGGGCACTTCCGGCCGACGAGCACGCAGTACGTGGAGCAGGTCTCCACGGTGCTGTGGCTGGAGGCGGGCACCGTCACCGTGCGGCTGACCGGCGTGGACACGCGCCCGGGTGACCACACGGGCCTGGTGGATGACCTGCGCCTGGAGTCGGTGCACGACTGGAAGGACCCCCTGGTCTGGGGTGGCACGGTGCCCGGTCCCAGCGACGACGCCACCGTGGGCCTGGGCAGCGCCGTCTGCATGGACGGTGTCCTCACCCCCCGGAGCATCACGGTGGGCGGGGAGTTGCTGGGCGTGCAGAACCGGGACGTCGATGTCACCACGCAGTACGTGATGGTGATGGGCGTCGGCTCGCTGCTGGAGTTGGGGCAGGAGCGCACGCCCTATCCCTCCCAGGCGACCTTCACGCTCAACGCCACGGACACCCAGCTCGACGTCATGGGCATGGGCAACAACTTCCTGGGGGCCATGGGGAGTGGAACCCTCCACCTGCACGGAGAGGAGCGGGTGAGCTGGACGCGGCTCTCGCAGAGCGTGGCGGCGGGCGCCACCGACATCTTCCTGGCGCAGCCGGTGGACTGGCGGGCCGGTGACAGCATCGTGGTCGTGTCCAGCCACACGAACTGGAACGAGGCCGAGCAGCGCACCATCGCCACCGTGCACCCGGGCGGCACGCGGGTGACCTTGTCGAGCGCGCTCGCGTTCGCGCACTCCGGCGTGGTGAAGACGTTCGCTTCGCCCACCCGGAGCTGGACGGCGGACCTTCGCGCCGAGGTGGGCCTGCTCACCCACAACATCCTGGTGAAGGGGCACGCGACGCTCGCCAACGCCTCGGGGTTCGGCGGCCACATCATGGTCATGGGCCAGTCCCGCGCGTACGTCAGCGGCGTGGAGTTGGCCAACATGGGGCAGAAGGCGAAGCTGGCGCGGTATCCCTTCCACTGGCACATGCTGGCCGAGGTGGGGGAGGGGCAGTACTTCCGGAGCTCCAGCGTCCACCACTCCTACAACCGGGCCATCACCATCCACGGCACGGAGAGCACGCGGGTGGAGGACAACTTCTTCTATGACCACATCGGTCATGGCGTGTTCCTGGAGGACGGCAGCGAGCGCTTCAACGTCATCAAGGGCAACGTGACGCTGCTCACGCGCAGGCCCAAGGTGGGCGAGGCCGTCACCCCGTCCGACAACGAGCTGGATGTCATCCAGAACCGCACGCCGGCGAGCTATTGGATCACCAACCCGGAGAACACCTTCGAGGACAACGTCGCGGCGGGCACCCAGGGCACGGGCTTCTGGTTCGCGTTCCCCACGAAGCCCATGGGGGCCTCCGAGAACCACCCGCGCTTCAGGGACCTGAAGCCCGACTCCCGGCCGCTCATCTCCTTCAAGGGCAACAGCGCCCACAGCACCATGTCCGGGTTCGACGTCTTCGACAGGCTGTCCTCCGGCCACTCCATCGTGCCCAACTGGGGCTGGAACGACGCGAGCCCGCACGTCATCGAGGACAGCACCTGGTACGCGAACTCGCTGGGCATCTACACCGGCATCGGCGCGGGAGGGCCGACCGAGAACCTCATCTTCCGGAACAACGTCCTGGTCGACAACGTGGTGGGCTCCATGCTGGCCAGCTACAGCGTCGTCGAGCAGAGCGTGTTCGTGGCGGACTCGGGAGCGAGCCTCCTCCCCGGCAGCGTCGAGCGCTTCGCCTACCGCGTGTATGACGGCGCGGGCCAGGTGCGCGACTCCCACTTCATCGGCTGGGATGCCGCCAACGCGAACCTCCTCATCAACACGGGCGCGGCCACCAAGCACCCCAACCACGTGTTCACGAACAACACGGTGGCGCCCGCGGGGCCGCCGCGCATCCGCCTGGAGAACTTTGATATCCCGCCGACAAAGGACACGCACGCCAACCACCCCGGGCATCCGCGCTACTGGTCCATCGCGGTGCGCGACGTCACGGGCGGCGTCAGCGGAAAGCCCAACACGACGATTGTCTCCAGCCACCCGTTCATGCGCGTGGGGGACGAGTATCGCCCGGCCAACTGGGTGAACACGTACCGCGGTGACCACCGGTTCGTGCTGTCCCTGCTCACCTACCGAGAGGCGTTCCCGGACACCCCCAACATCACCTGCACACGCGAGAAGGCGGGGACCCCCACGGCCCACGTCTACTACGTCGACGGGTATCGCGAGTGGCACCAGCTCCCGTTCATCGTCAACGAGGGTTTCGAGTACACCTATGCCTATGAGTCGCTCCCGCCGGGGAAGCTGGTGACGATGACGATGGCGGACGCCTCGGTGGGCGACTTCTACGTCGCGCGCTTCAAGGACTTCGGGAGGCTGGGAGGACTGGGGTTCTTCTCCAATCAGGCGAGCTTCACGTCGCACGCCTCACTCGCCAGCCTGCGTTCCGCCGCGAGCTCGGGGTACTACGTCCAGCCGGGGGGCGACGTGTACGTCAAGGCGGTCGCGACGGGGAAGAGCCAGGGCTTCCAGCTCTTCTGGACCACCGACTTCGGGGTGCCGCCGCTCGACACGGACGGGGACCAGGTGACGGATGCGGTGGAGATCAGCCGAGCCCGCCACCCGTTCGATGCCGCGGACCTGCTGGCGGGGTTCGACACCGCTGGCGACTTCGAGGGCTGGTCCACCTTCGCCAACCTGGGCGGGCAGGGTGTGGCGGGAGGCGTGTTCACGGGCACCTCCACCGGGAACGGAGACGCGATGGTCGTCAACAGCGCCTTCAACTTCGCCGCCAGCCGCGTCCCGAGGATTCAGGTCCGCATGAAGGCGAGCCAGAACACCGGGGTGCAGCTGTTCTTCGCCACGGACACGCAGCCGGGCTTCGCCGCCGGGCGCGTGGCCACTGTCGGGTACACCGGCGGCGGCGCCTATCAGGTGGTGACGTTGGACATGGCGGGAGTGCCCGGCTGGTCGGGCACCATCACGGACCTTCGCCTGGACCCGGTGTCGGGCGCGGGCATCCAGTTCGACATCGACTCGATTCGCGCCGTCGGGCCGTAG
- a CDS encoding threonine aldolase family protein: MPQHRFSRSEFLSLTRLLAGTALLSTVSQAATPAPPKAGKPAPTWPTHAEFDAIRRACRGSLAGKVAQDPASELIAVGEWMRGQGVGGDFYGQGALIESFEKKLATMLGFPAGCYMPTGTMAQLSALRIYADAHGNRNVGLHPSSHHVLHEDSSHVVLHGLRDIILSPWTRPLLAADVRDSPDTLGSVSVELPVRWLGGQLQTWEQLEELKRTCRGKGVKLHMDGARLWECQPFYGRPLADICKGFDSVYVSLYKRIDALGGAMLVGSEDFIREARVWRHRHGGNLFHHYPYVASAAMRLDGALKGLPALVGRAKTLSEALAADPRLTVNPRPAQTNMFRLFLRGDAQALSLRALTLAKESRIWLGHFGPTRVPGIVDAELEVTEGLGDVTDAEVVQAFRRLLDEAA; this comes from the coding sequence ATGCCACAGCATCGCTTCAGCCGCAGTGAGTTCCTCTCGTTGACCCGCCTGCTCGCGGGGACCGCGTTGCTGTCGACGGTGTCGCAGGCCGCGACGCCCGCGCCTCCGAAAGCCGGCAAGCCCGCTCCCACCTGGCCGACCCACGCGGAGTTCGACGCGATTCGGCGCGCCTGCCGCGGCTCTCTCGCGGGAAAGGTGGCCCAGGACCCCGCTTCGGAGCTCATCGCCGTCGGCGAATGGATGCGAGGGCAGGGCGTCGGTGGCGACTTCTACGGACAAGGGGCGCTGATTGAGTCCTTCGAGAAGAAGCTCGCCACGATGCTGGGCTTCCCCGCGGGCTGCTACATGCCCACGGGCACCATGGCCCAGCTCAGCGCCCTGCGAATCTACGCGGACGCGCACGGCAATCGGAACGTGGGCCTCCATCCGTCCTCGCACCATGTGCTGCACGAAGACAGCAGCCATGTCGTCCTGCACGGCCTGCGCGACATCATCCTCTCGCCCTGGACACGTCCCCTGCTCGCCGCCGATGTCCGGGACTCGCCGGACACCCTCGGGAGCGTCAGCGTCGAGCTGCCGGTGCGCTGGCTGGGAGGACAGCTCCAGACGTGGGAGCAGCTCGAGGAGCTCAAGCGGACCTGTCGCGGCAAGGGCGTGAAGCTGCACATGGATGGGGCTCGCCTCTGGGAATGCCAGCCCTTCTACGGCCGCCCGCTCGCGGACATCTGCAAGGGGTTCGACTCGGTCTACGTGTCCCTCTACAAGCGCATCGACGCACTGGGTGGCGCCATGCTCGTGGGGAGCGAGGACTTCATCCGCGAGGCTCGCGTGTGGCGCCACCGGCACGGTGGCAACCTCTTCCACCACTATCCCTACGTCGCCTCGGCGGCGATGCGCCTGGACGGCGCGCTCAAGGGGCTGCCCGCGTTGGTCGGCCGCGCGAAGACGTTGAGCGAGGCCCTGGCCGCGGACCCCCGGCTGACGGTGAACCCACGTCCCGCCCAGACGAACATGTTCCGCCTCTTCCTTCGAGGCGACGCCCAGGCGCTCTCGCTGCGCGCCCTGACCCTGGCGAAGGAATCGCGCATCTGGCTTGGACACTTCGGGCCCACGCGCGTGCCCGGAATCGTCGACGCCGAACTCGAGGTCACCGAAGGGCTGGGTGACGTCACCGACGCGGAGGTCGTCCAGGCCTTCCGTCGACTCCTCGACGAGGCCGCGTGA
- a CDS encoding efflux RND transporter permease subunit codes for MFDRLIHFSIKNRLLIFVLTLVLVGFGLNALRKLPIDAVPDVTNVQVQILTSSPGLGPVEVERFITVPVETSMSGLPDTEEIRSVSKFGLSVVTVVFEEGVDIYFARQLIQERLAAAKESIPPGYGSPEMGPISSGLGEIFQFEVRGEGTDAMELRSILEWQISPRLRSVPGVVEVNAFGGELKTYEVQVDPTRLTAYGLSLSQVFEALEQNNANAGGAYIARGPEQVLIRGEGLVETLEDLRDVVLSTSSQGVPIYVRDVATVAFAPKVRQGAVTRDGRGEAVTGIVMMLIGQNSREVVNDVKAEVEKIRPTLPPGVTLDTFYDRTDLVRKTIHTVAKNLIEGGVLVIVVLFVMLRNLRAGLLAAAAIPLAMLSAFIGMRALGISGNLMSLGAIDFGLIVDGALIIVENAVRHISEKSHDLGRALTPEERDEVVATSAVEVRQAAAFGELIIGVVYLPILALSGIEGKMFKPMAITVICALAGAFVLSLTFVPALASVLLPLRAKEQESIIVRGARRVYGPALSWCLQRRGIVVGVAGGLLALSLATVPFLGAEFIPRLDEGAIALQAWRVPSVSLEESVRQTTLIEKVLKRFPEVTTVVSRTGRAEIATDPMGVEISDIFVMLEPHEEWTTAKDREGLVTAFNAALAKEVPGSLFSYSQPIELRVSELIAGVRSDVAVKLYGEDLDVLKQTGDKLVASLSKVPGAADVKAEQVAGLPVARVQIDRKAIARYGINARQVLDTIEAIGGREVGTVVEGARRFALQVRFAPDSRATVEQLESLRVASPSGQLIPLSELARIVVEEGPAQVSRENIQRRLTIEANVRGRDLQGFVTEAQAVIARDVKLPSGYWVDWGGQFENLQSASRRLAFVVPLTLLLIFVLLYATFNAVRPALLIYLNIPFAITGGLLALLARGMPLSISAAVGFIALFGVAVLNGLVLVSSIRKLRQEGLSAVQAAHDAAHLRLRPVLTTALVASLGFLPMAYSTGAGAEVQKPLATVVIGGLFSSTLLTLLVLPTVYSWFDRSRSKQVSSPPQVLASAPPQEPLPAEGHTA; via the coding sequence ATGTTCGACAGACTCATCCACTTCTCCATCAAGAACCGCCTGCTCATCTTCGTCCTGACGCTGGTGCTCGTCGGGTTCGGGCTGAACGCGCTGCGCAAGCTCCCCATCGACGCGGTGCCGGACGTCACCAACGTGCAGGTGCAGATTCTCACCTCGTCACCGGGGCTGGGCCCCGTGGAGGTGGAGCGCTTCATCACCGTCCCCGTCGAGACCTCCATGAGCGGGCTGCCGGACACGGAGGAGATTCGCTCCGTCTCCAAGTTCGGCCTGTCCGTCGTCACCGTCGTCTTCGAGGAGGGCGTCGACATCTACTTCGCGCGCCAGCTCATCCAGGAGCGACTGGCCGCCGCGAAGGAGAGCATCCCCCCGGGCTATGGCTCGCCGGAGATGGGCCCCATCTCCTCGGGCCTGGGAGAAATCTTCCAGTTCGAGGTGCGCGGCGAAGGCACCGACGCCATGGAGCTGCGCAGCATCCTCGAGTGGCAGATCTCCCCCCGACTGCGCTCCGTCCCGGGCGTCGTCGAGGTCAACGCCTTCGGCGGCGAGCTGAAGACCTACGAAGTGCAGGTGGACCCCACGCGTCTCACGGCCTACGGCTTGTCGCTGAGCCAGGTGTTCGAGGCGCTGGAGCAGAACAACGCCAACGCCGGTGGCGCGTACATCGCGCGCGGCCCCGAGCAGGTGCTCATCCGGGGCGAGGGCCTGGTGGAGACGCTGGAGGACCTGCGCGACGTTGTCCTCTCCACGTCTTCGCAAGGTGTCCCCATCTACGTCCGCGACGTGGCCACCGTGGCCTTCGCGCCCAAGGTCCGGCAGGGCGCGGTGACTCGCGATGGGCGCGGCGAGGCCGTCACGGGCATCGTGATGATGCTCATCGGCCAGAACTCGCGCGAGGTGGTCAACGACGTGAAGGCGGAGGTGGAGAAGATTCGCCCCACGCTGCCGCCGGGCGTCACCCTCGATACGTTCTACGACCGCACGGACCTGGTCCGGAAGACCATCCACACGGTGGCCAAGAACCTCATCGAGGGCGGCGTGCTCGTCATCGTCGTCCTCTTCGTGATGCTGAGGAACCTGCGCGCGGGCCTGCTCGCCGCCGCGGCCATTCCGCTGGCGATGCTCAGCGCGTTCATCGGCATGCGGGCGCTGGGCATCTCCGGCAACCTCATGTCGCTGGGCGCCATCGACTTCGGCCTCATCGTCGATGGAGCCCTCATCATCGTGGAGAACGCCGTCCGCCACATCTCCGAGAAGAGCCACGACCTGGGACGCGCCCTCACCCCCGAGGAGCGGGACGAGGTCGTCGCCACGAGCGCCGTGGAGGTCCGTCAGGCGGCCGCCTTCGGCGAGCTCATCATCGGCGTGGTGTACCTGCCCATCCTCGCCTTGAGCGGCATCGAGGGGAAGATGTTCAAGCCCATGGCCATCACCGTCATCTGCGCGCTGGCCGGGGCCTTCGTGCTGTCGCTCACCTTCGTCCCCGCGCTGGCGTCCGTGCTGCTGCCGCTCCGGGCGAAGGAGCAGGAGAGCATCATCGTCCGGGGGGCTCGCCGCGTGTACGGGCCCGCGCTGTCGTGGTGCCTGCAACGCCGCGGCATCGTCGTCGGCGTCGCGGGAGGGCTGCTCGCGCTGAGCCTGGCCACGGTGCCCTTCCTGGGCGCGGAGTTCATCCCCCGCCTGGACGAAGGCGCCATCGCGCTGCAGGCGTGGCGCGTGCCCTCCGTGTCGCTGGAGGAGTCGGTGCGGCAGACGACGCTCATCGAGAAGGTGCTCAAGCGCTTCCCGGAGGTCACCACGGTGGTGTCCCGCACGGGCCGCGCGGAGATCGCCACGGACCCGATGGGCGTGGAGATCAGCGACATCTTCGTGATGCTCGAGCCGCATGAGGAATGGACCACCGCGAAGGACCGGGAGGGGCTCGTCACGGCCTTCAACGCGGCGCTGGCGAAGGAGGTGCCGGGCAGCCTCTTCAGCTACTCGCAGCCCATCGAGCTGCGGGTGAGCGAGCTCATCGCTGGAGTGCGCTCGGACGTCGCGGTCAAGCTCTACGGCGAAGACCTCGACGTGCTGAAGCAGACGGGAGACAAGCTCGTCGCCTCGCTCTCCAAGGTGCCCGGGGCCGCGGACGTCAAGGCGGAGCAGGTCGCGGGGCTCCCCGTGGCCCGCGTCCAGATAGACCGCAAGGCCATCGCCCGCTACGGCATCAACGCCCGGCAGGTGCTGGACACCATCGAGGCCATCGGCGGCCGGGAGGTGGGCACGGTGGTGGAAGGCGCGCGCCGCTTCGCGCTCCAGGTCCGCTTCGCGCCCGACTCACGCGCCACCGTGGAGCAACTGGAGAGCCTGCGGGTGGCCAGCCCCTCCGGACAACTCATCCCGCTCTCGGAGTTGGCCCGCATCGTCGTGGAGGAAGGCCCCGCGCAGGTGAGCCGGGAGAACATCCAGCGGCGCCTCACCATCGAAGCCAACGTGCGCGGAAGAGACCTCCAGGGCTTCGTGACGGAGGCGCAGGCGGTCATCGCGCGCGACGTGAAGCTGCCCTCGGGCTACTGGGTGGACTGGGGTGGCCAGTTCGAGAACCTCCAGTCGGCCTCGCGGCGGCTGGCCTTCGTGGTGCCGCTCACCCTGCTGCTCATCTTCGTGCTGCTCTACGCCACGTTCAACGCGGTGAGGCCCGCGCTGCTCATCTACCTCAACATCCCGTTCGCGATTACCGGCGGACTGCTGGCGCTGCTCGCGCGCGGCATGCCGCTGTCCATCTCCGCGGCGGTGGGGTTCATCGCGCTGTTCGGCGTGGCGGTGCTCAACGGGCTGGTGCTCGTCTCCTCCATCCGCAAGCTGCGACAGGAAGGACTCTCCGCGGTCCAGGCGGCCCACGACGCCGCCCACCTGCGGCTGCGCCCGGTGCTCACCACCGCGCTGGTGGCCTCCCTGGGCTTCCTCCCCATGGCGTACTCCACCGGCGCCGGCGCGGAGGTGCAGAAGCCCCTGGCCACCGTCGTCATCGGCGGGCTCTTCAGCAGCACCCTGCTCACACTGCTGGTGCTACCCACCGTGTATTCCTGGTTCGACCGGAGCCGCTCCAAGCAGGTCTCCAGTCCCCCTCAGGTCCTCGCGTCGGCGCCGCCCCAGGAGCCGCTCCCGGCGGAAGGCCACACGGCCTGA